From Populus trichocarpa isolate Nisqually-1 chromosome 19, P.trichocarpa_v4.1, whole genome shotgun sequence, a single genomic window includes:
- the LOC7494617 gene encoding probable LRR receptor-like serine/threonine-protein kinase At1g05700 isoform X8 produces the protein MDGGQILLSYIKVWVILLLLSATFPNSKLAAKNTEQDKKRKLAAENSGISIDCGADEDYTDRNTGISYKTDKDFISTGKNKVVAPEYDLTSTLYYGKMVNSLRIFPEGDRNCYTLKPREGKNQNYYVRAFFRYGNYDSKNQTQIKFDLYIGVNYWATVEETFENKYWINYDIIHYSVTDTIYVCLVNTGFGVPFISGLDLLFMNDSSYRSMNGSLLRRVQADLGGEVSLGTIRYPDDVYARIWQLDVNLTDSVSNISTEAITNIDIQGSDNRCRLPVEVLRTAVQPRNGLKSLSYTYTSPYKENFTPEFLVFFHFAEIEQIAGGKLREFTITLNGLKYGLFTLEYLKPLTIGPYKLQDQEGLVRFSIDASSDLPPILNAFEIFELLPLHDSPTNQTDVDAIMAIKKAYKIDRVDWQGDPCLPRITTWTGLQCNNDNPPRIISLNLSSSQLSGNIDVSLLSLTTIQSLDLSNNELTGTVPEAFAQLPHLTILYLSRNKLTGAVPYSLKEKSKSRQLQLSLDGNLDLCKIDTCEKKQGSFPVPVIASVISVSVLLLLSIITIFWRLKRGRLNVSLSSSVGLSLSLKSKNQPFTYTEIVSITNNFQTIIGEGGFGKVYLGNLNDGRQVAVKLLSQSSRQGYKEFLAEVQLLMIVHHRNLVSLVGYCNEKENMALVYEYMANGNLKDQLLENSTNMLNWRARLQIAVDAAQGLEYLHNGCRPPIVHRDLKSSNILLTENLQAKIADFGLSKAFANEGDSHVTTVPAGTPGYIDPEFRASGNLNKKSDVYSFGILLCELITGQPPLIRGHQGHTHILQWVSPLVERGDIQSIIDPRLQGEFNTNCAWKALEIALSCVPPTSTQRPDMSDILGELKECLAMEMSSEMSMRGSVEMSLVLGTDMAPNLR, from the exons ATGGATGGTGGGCAAATACTGCTTTCTTATATAAAAGTATGGGTGATCCTCCTTTTGCTCTCAGCTACGTTTCCGAACTCAAAACTTGCTGCCAAAAATACTGAgcaggataaaaaaagaaagcttgCTGCAGAAAACTCAG GCATCAGCATTGATTGTGGGGCGGATGAAGATTATACGGATAGGAATACTGGAATATCTTACAAAACCGACAAAGATTTCATTAGTACGGGCAAGAATAAGGTCGTAGCACCAGAGTATGACTTGACGAGTACTCTTTACTATGGGAAAATGGTGAATAGCTTGAGAATCTTTCCTGAAGGTGATAGGAATTGTTATACATTGAAACCTAGAGAGGGTAAGAACCAAAACTATTACGTCAGAGCTTTCTTCCGCTATGGAAATTACGATTCTAAGAATCAAACTCAAATAAAGTTTGATCTATACATCGGGGTAAACTATTGGGCAACGGTTGAagaaacttttgaaaataagtACTGGATAAATTACGACATTATTCATTATTCAGTAACTGATACCATTTATGTGTGTCTCGTAAATACGGGTTTCGGAGTTCCTTTCATCAGTGGATTGGATTTACTGTTCATGAATGATTCCTCGTATAGAAGTATGAATGGATCGTTGCTTCGCAGGGTGCAAGCTGACCTTGGCGGCGAGGTCAGCTTAGGCACCATAAG GTACCCCGATGACGTGTATGCTCGCATCTGGCAGCTTGACGTCAACCTCACCGATTCAGTTTCAAATATTAGCACCGAAGCAATTACAAATATTGATATCCAGGGCAGTGATAATCGCTGCCGTCTACCAGTCGAAGTCTTGAGAACAGCGGTTCAGCCTCGAAATGGCCTTAAATCATTGAGCTACACCTATACATCACCGTATAAAGAGAATTTCACACCTGAGTTTCTTGTCTTCTTTCACTTTGCTGAAATCGAGCAGATTGCAGGAGGCAAATTACGAGAATTCACCATTACTTTGAATGGCTTAAAGTATGGGCTCTTTACCCTTGAATACTTGAAGCCATTGACCATAGGTCCATATAAATTACAAGATCAAGAAGGTCTAGTTAGGTTTTCTATTGATGCAAGTTCTGACCTTCCACCTATCCTAAATGCCTTTGAGATCTTCGAACTATTGCCACTCCATGATTCACCGACAAACCAAACAGACG TTGATGCAATCATGGCCATCAAGAAAGCATACAAAATAGATCGAGTTGACTGGCAAGGAGATCCATGTTTGCCACGAATTACTACGTGGACTGGTTTGCAGTGCAACAATGATAATCCTCCAAGGATCATCTCGCT GAATCTAAGTTCAAGTCAATTATCAGGGAATATAGATGTTTCACTATTGAGCCTCACAACAATCCAATCCTT ggaTTTATCAAACAATGAATTGACAGGGACAGTGCCAGAAGCTTTTGCGCAGCTGCCACATCTTACGATCCT ATATTTGAGTAGGAATAAACTCACAGGTGCAGTTCCCTATAGTCTCAAGGAAAAGTCTAAGAGTAGACAGTTGCAGCTGAG TTTGGATGGAAATCTGGATTTATGCAAGATCGATACATGTGAAAAGAAGCAGGGAAGTTTTCCTGTTCCAGTTATTGCATCTGTCATATCAGTTTCGGTGCTCCTTCTCCTTAGCATTATAACTATCTTCTGGAGGTTGAAAAGAG GGAGATTGAATGTGTCATTATCTTCCTCGGTGGGCTTATCCTTGTCACTGAAATCAAAGAATCAACCATTTACATACACTGAAATAGTTAGCATTACCAATAATTTCCAAACCATTATTGGAGAAGGAGGATTTGGAAAAGTATATCTTGGAAACCTGAATGATGGTCGTCAAGTTGCTGTCAAGTTGTTATCTCAATCCTCAAGGCAAGGTTATAAAGAATTTCTAGCGGAG GTCCAACTATTGATGATTGTTCATCACAGAAACTTGGTGTCCCTCGTTGGTTATTGtaatgagaaagaaaatatgGCACTGGTTTATGAATACATGGCAAATGGGAACTTGAAGGATCAATTGTTAG AAAATAGCACAAATATGTTGAATTGGAGGGCAAGGCTGCAAATTGCAGTAGACGCAGCACAAG GTTTGGAATATCTGCATAATGGTTGCAGGCCGCCAATAGTCCATAGAGATTTGAAATCATCCAACATCTTATTAACTGAAAACCTTCAAGCCAAGATTGCTGATTTCGGGCTGTCCAAAGCCTTCGCAAATGAAGGAGACTCGCATGTCACAACTGTACCTGCAGGTACACCCGGATACATTGATCCTGA ATTTCGAGCATCAGGAAACTTAAATAAGAAAAGTGATGTTTACAGCTTTGGTATTCTTCTGTGTGAGCTAATAACTGGTCAACCGCCTTTAATAAGGGGCCATCAGGGCCACACTCACATACTTCAATGGGTGAGTCCTTTAGTTGAAAGAGGGGATATCCAGAGCATTATCGATCCAAGGCTGCAAG GTGAATTCAACACTAATTGTGCTTGGAAAGCTCTGGAGATAGCACTATCCTGCGTGCCCCCGACTTCAACACAAAGGCCGGACATGAGTGATATTTTGGGAGAGCTAAAGGAATGTCTGGCCATGGAGATGTCATCTGAAATGAGCATGCGCGGTTCCGTTGAAATGAGCTTGGTGCTTGGCACAGATATGGCTCCAAATCTTAGGTAG
- the LOC7494617 gene encoding probable LRR receptor-like serine/threonine-protein kinase At1g05700 isoform X5, whose translation MDGGQILLSYIKVWVILLLLSATFPNSKLAAKNTEQDKKRKLAAENSGISIDCGADEDYTDRNTGISYKTDKDFISTGKNKVVAPEYDLTSTLYYGKMVNSLRIFPEGDRNCYTLKPREGKNQNYYVRAFFRYGNYDSKNQTQIKFDLYIGVNYWATVEETFENKYWINYDIIHYSVTDTIYVCLVNTGFGVPFISGLDLLFMNDSSYRSMNGSLLRRVQADLGGEVSLGTIRYPDDVYARIWQLDVNLTDSVSNISTEAITNIDIQGSDNRCRLPVEVLRTAVQPRNGLKSLSYTYTSPYKENFTPEFLVFFHFAEIEQIAGGKLREFTITLNGLKYGLFTLEYLKPLTIGPYKLQDQEGLVRFSIDASSDLPPILNAFEIFELLPLHDSPTNQTDVDAIMAIKKAYKIDRVNWQGDPCLPLTTWSGLQCNNDNPPRIISLNLSSSQLSGNIDVSLLSLTAIQSLDLSNNELTGTVPEAFAQLPNLTSIYLSGNKLTGAVPHGLKEKSNNGQLQLSLEGNLDLCKMDTCEKKKFSVSVIASVISVSMLLLLSIITIFWRLKGGRLNVSLSFSVGLSRKELSLKSKNQPFTYTEIVSITNNFQTIIGEGGFGKVYLGNLKDGRQVAVKLLSQSSRQGYKEFLAEVQLLMIVHHRNLVSLIGYCNEHANMALVYEYMANGNLKEQLLENSTNMLKWRERLQIAVDTAQGLEYLHNGCKPPIVHRDLKSSNILLTKNLHAKIADFGLSKAFATEGDSHVITVPAGTPGYIDPEFRASGNLNKKSDVYSFGILLCELITGQPPLIRGHQGHTHILQWVSPLIEIGDIQSIIDPRLQGEFNTNCAWKALEIALSCVPPTSTQRPDMSDILGELKECLAMEMSSEMSMRGSVEMSLVLGTDMAPNLR comes from the exons ATGGATGGTGGGCAAATACTGCTTTCTTATATAAAAGTATGGGTGATCCTCCTTTTGCTCTCAGCTACGTTTCCGAACTCAAAACTTGCTGCCAAAAATACTGAgcaggataaaaaaagaaagcttgCTGCAGAAAACTCAG GCATCAGCATTGATTGTGGGGCGGATGAAGATTATACGGATAGGAATACTGGAATATCTTACAAAACCGACAAAGATTTCATTAGTACGGGCAAGAATAAGGTCGTAGCACCAGAGTATGACTTGACGAGTACTCTTTACTATGGGAAAATGGTGAATAGCTTGAGAATCTTTCCTGAAGGTGATAGGAATTGTTATACATTGAAACCTAGAGAGGGTAAGAACCAAAACTATTACGTCAGAGCTTTCTTCCGCTATGGAAATTACGATTCTAAGAATCAAACTCAAATAAAGTTTGATCTATACATCGGGGTAAACTATTGGGCAACGGTTGAagaaacttttgaaaataagtACTGGATAAATTACGACATTATTCATTATTCAGTAACTGATACCATTTATGTGTGTCTCGTAAATACGGGTTTCGGAGTTCCTTTCATCAGTGGATTGGATTTACTGTTCATGAATGATTCCTCGTATAGAAGTATGAATGGATCGTTGCTTCGCAGGGTGCAAGCTGACCTTGGCGGCGAGGTCAGCTTAGGCACCATAAG GTACCCCGATGACGTGTATGCTCGCATCTGGCAGCTTGACGTCAACCTCACCGATTCAGTTTCAAATATTAGCACCGAAGCAATTACAAATATTGATATCCAGGGCAGTGATAATCGCTGCCGTCTACCAGTCGAAGTCTTGAGAACAGCGGTTCAGCCTCGAAATGGCCTTAAATCATTGAGCTACACCTATACATCACCGTATAAAGAGAATTTCACACCTGAGTTTCTTGTCTTCTTTCACTTTGCTGAAATCGAGCAGATTGCAGGAGGCAAATTACGAGAATTCACCATTACTTTGAATGGCTTAAAGTATGGGCTCTTTACCCTTGAATACTTGAAGCCATTGACCATAGGTCCATATAAATTACAAGATCAAGAAGGTCTAGTTAGGTTTTCTATTGATGCAAGTTCTGACCTTCCACCTATCCTAAATGCCTTTGAGATCTTCGAACTATTGCCACTCCATGATTCACCGACAAACCAAACAGACG TTGATGCAATCATGGCCATCAAGAAAGCATACAAAATAGATCGAGTTAACTGGCAAGGAGATCCATGTTTGCCACTTACTACGTGGTCTGGTTTGCAGTGCAACAATGATAATCCTCCAAGGATCATCTCGCT GAATCTAAGTTCAAGTCAATTATCAGGGAATATAGATGTTTCACTCTTGAGCCTCACAGCAATCCAATCCTT ggaTTTATCAAACAATGAATTGACAGGGACAGTGCCAGAAGCTTTTGCGCAGCTACCAAATCTTACTAGCAT ATATTTGAGCGGGAACAAACTCACAGGTGCAGTTCCTCATGGTCTCAAGGAAAAGTCTAACAATGGACAGTTGCAACTGAG TTTGGAAGGAAATCTGGATTTATGCAAGATGGATACATGTGAAAAGAAGAAGTTTTCTGTTTCAGTTATTGCATCTGTCATATCAGTTTCGATGCTCCTCCTCCTTAGCATTATAACCATCTTCTGGAGGTTGAAAGGAG GGAGATTGAATGTGTCATTATCTTTCTCAGTGGGCTTATCTAGAAAAGAATTGTCACTGAAATCAAAGAATCAACCATTTACATACACTGAAATAGTTAGCATTACCAATAATTTCCAAACCATTATTGGAGAAGGAGGATTTGGAAAAGTATATCTTGGAAACCTAAAAGATGGTCGTCAAGTTGCTGTCAAGTTGTTATCTCAATCCTCAAGGCAAGGTTATAAAGAATTTCTAGCGGAG GTCCAACTATTGATGATTGTTCATCACAGAAACTTGGTGTCCCTCATTGGTTACTGTAATGAGCATGCAAATATGGCACTTGTTTATGAATACATGGCAAATGGGAACTTGAAGGAGCAATTGTTAG AAAATAGCACAAATATGTTGAAATGGAGGGAAAGGCTGCAAATTGCAGTAGACACAGCACAAG GTTTGGAATATTTGCATAATGGTTGCAAACCGCCAATAGTCCATAGAGATTTGAAATCATCCAACATCTTATTAACTAAAAACCTTCATGCCAAGATTGCTGATTTCGGGCTGTCCAAAGCATTCGCCACCGAAGGAGACTCGCATGTCATAACTGTACCTGCAGGCACGCCCGGATACATTGATCCTGA ATTTCGAGCATCAGGAAACTTAAATAAGAAAAGTGATGTTTACAGTTTCGGTATTCTTCTATGTGAGCTAATAACTGGTCAACCGCCTTTAATAAGGGGCCATCAGGGCCACACTCACATACTTCAATGGGTGAGTCCTCTAATTGAAATAGGGGATATCCAAAGCATTATCGATCCAAGGCTGCAAGGTGAATTCAACACTAATTGTGCTTGGAAAGCTCTGGAGATAGCACTATCCTGCGTGCCCCCGACTTCAACACAAAGGCCGGACATGAGTGATATTTTGGGAGAGCTAAAGGAATGTCTGGCCATGGAGATGTCATCTGAAATGAGCATGCGCGGTTCCGTTGAAATGAGCTTGGTGCTTGGCACAGATATGGCTCCAAATCTTAGGTAG
- the LOC7494617 gene encoding probable LRR receptor-like serine/threonine-protein kinase At1g05700 isoform X9 yields MDGGQILLSYIKVWVILLLLSATFPNSKLAAKNTEQDKKRKLAAENSGISIDCGADEDYTDRNTGISYKTDKDFISTGKNKVVAPEYDLTSTLYYGKMVNSLRIFPEGDRNCYTLKPREGKNQNYYVRAFFRYGNYDSKNQTQIKFDLYIGVNYWATVEETFENKYWINYDIIHYSVTDTIYVCLVNTGFGVPFISGLDLLFMNDSSYRSMNGSLLRRVQADLGGEVSLGTIRYPDDVYARIWQLDVNLTDSVSNISTEAITNIDIQGSDNRCRLPVEVLRTAVQPRNGLKSLSYTYTSPYKENFTPEFLVFFHFAEIEQIAGGKLREFTITLNGLKYGLFTLEYLKPLTIGPYKLQDQEGLVRFSIDASSDLPPILNAFEIFELLPLHDSPTNQTDVDAIMAIKKAYKIDRVDWQGDPCLPRITTWTGLQCNNDNPPRIISLNLSSSQLSGNIDVSLLSLTTIQSLDLSNNELTGTVPEAFAQLPHLTILYLSRNKLTGAVPYSLKEKSKSRQLQLSLDGNLDLCKIDTCEKKQGSFPVPVIASVISVSVLLLLSIITIFWRLKRGRLNVSLSSSVGLSLSLKSKNQPFTYTEIVSITNNFQTIIGEGGFGKVYLGNLNDGRQVAVKLLSQSSRQGYKEFLAEVQLLMIVHHRNLVSLVGYCNEKENMALVYEYMANGNLKDQLLENSTNMLNWRARLQIAVDAAQGLEYLHNGCRPPIVHRDLKSSNILLTENLQAKIADFGLSKAFANEGDSHVTTVPAGTPGYIDPEFRASGNLNKKSDVYSFGILLCELITGQPPLIRGHQGHTHILQWVSPLIEIGDIQSIIDPRLQGEFNTNCAWKALEIALSCVPPTSTQRPDMSDILGELKECLAMEMSSEMSMRGSVEMSLVLGTDMAPNLR; encoded by the exons ATGGATGGTGGGCAAATACTGCTTTCTTATATAAAAGTATGGGTGATCCTCCTTTTGCTCTCAGCTACGTTTCCGAACTCAAAACTTGCTGCCAAAAATACTGAgcaggataaaaaaagaaagcttgCTGCAGAAAACTCAG GCATCAGCATTGATTGTGGGGCGGATGAAGATTATACGGATAGGAATACTGGAATATCTTACAAAACCGACAAAGATTTCATTAGTACGGGCAAGAATAAGGTCGTAGCACCAGAGTATGACTTGACGAGTACTCTTTACTATGGGAAAATGGTGAATAGCTTGAGAATCTTTCCTGAAGGTGATAGGAATTGTTATACATTGAAACCTAGAGAGGGTAAGAACCAAAACTATTACGTCAGAGCTTTCTTCCGCTATGGAAATTACGATTCTAAGAATCAAACTCAAATAAAGTTTGATCTATACATCGGGGTAAACTATTGGGCAACGGTTGAagaaacttttgaaaataagtACTGGATAAATTACGACATTATTCATTATTCAGTAACTGATACCATTTATGTGTGTCTCGTAAATACGGGTTTCGGAGTTCCTTTCATCAGTGGATTGGATTTACTGTTCATGAATGATTCCTCGTATAGAAGTATGAATGGATCGTTGCTTCGCAGGGTGCAAGCTGACCTTGGCGGCGAGGTCAGCTTAGGCACCATAAG GTACCCCGATGACGTGTATGCTCGCATCTGGCAGCTTGACGTCAACCTCACCGATTCAGTTTCAAATATTAGCACCGAAGCAATTACAAATATTGATATCCAGGGCAGTGATAATCGCTGCCGTCTACCAGTCGAAGTCTTGAGAACAGCGGTTCAGCCTCGAAATGGCCTTAAATCATTGAGCTACACCTATACATCACCGTATAAAGAGAATTTCACACCTGAGTTTCTTGTCTTCTTTCACTTTGCTGAAATCGAGCAGATTGCAGGAGGCAAATTACGAGAATTCACCATTACTTTGAATGGCTTAAAGTATGGGCTCTTTACCCTTGAATACTTGAAGCCATTGACCATAGGTCCATATAAATTACAAGATCAAGAAGGTCTAGTTAGGTTTTCTATTGATGCAAGTTCTGACCTTCCACCTATCCTAAATGCCTTTGAGATCTTCGAACTATTGCCACTCCATGATTCACCGACAAACCAAACAGACG TTGATGCAATCATGGCCATCAAGAAAGCATACAAAATAGATCGAGTTGACTGGCAAGGAGATCCATGTTTGCCACGAATTACTACGTGGACTGGTTTGCAGTGCAACAATGATAATCCTCCAAGGATCATCTCGCT GAATCTAAGTTCAAGTCAATTATCAGGGAATATAGATGTTTCACTATTGAGCCTCACAACAATCCAATCCTT ggaTTTATCAAACAATGAATTGACAGGGACAGTGCCAGAAGCTTTTGCGCAGCTGCCACATCTTACGATCCT ATATTTGAGTAGGAATAAACTCACAGGTGCAGTTCCCTATAGTCTCAAGGAAAAGTCTAAGAGTAGACAGTTGCAGCTGAG TTTGGATGGAAATCTGGATTTATGCAAGATCGATACATGTGAAAAGAAGCAGGGAAGTTTTCCTGTTCCAGTTATTGCATCTGTCATATCAGTTTCGGTGCTCCTTCTCCTTAGCATTATAACTATCTTCTGGAGGTTGAAAAGAG GGAGATTGAATGTGTCATTATCTTCCTCGGTGGGCTTATCCTTGTCACTGAAATCAAAGAATCAACCATTTACATACACTGAAATAGTTAGCATTACCAATAATTTCCAAACCATTATTGGAGAAGGAGGATTTGGAAAAGTATATCTTGGAAACCTGAATGATGGTCGTCAAGTTGCTGTCAAGTTGTTATCTCAATCCTCAAGGCAAGGTTATAAAGAATTTCTAGCGGAG GTCCAACTATTGATGATTGTTCATCACAGAAACTTGGTGTCCCTCGTTGGTTATTGtaatgagaaagaaaatatgGCACTGGTTTATGAATACATGGCAAATGGGAACTTGAAGGATCAATTGTTAG AAAATAGCACAAATATGTTGAATTGGAGGGCAAGGCTGCAAATTGCAGTAGACGCAGCACAAG GTTTGGAATATCTGCATAATGGTTGCAGGCCGCCAATAGTCCATAGAGATTTGAAATCATCCAACATCTTATTAACTGAAAACCTTCAAGCCAAGATTGCTGATTTCGGGCTGTCCAAAGCCTTCGCAAATGAAGGAGACTCGCATGTCACAACTGTACCTGCAGGTACACCCGGATACATTGATCCTGA ATTTCGAGCATCAGGAAACTTAAATAAGAAAAGTGATGTTTACAGTTTCGGTATTCTTCTATGTGAGCTAATAACTGGTCAACCGCCTTTAATAAGGGGCCATCAGGGCCACACTCACATACTTCAATGGGTGAGTCCTCTAATTGAAATAGGGGATATCCAAAGCATTATCGATCCAAGGCTGCAAGGTGAATTCAACACTAATTGTGCTTGGAAAGCTCTGGAGATAGCACTATCCTGCGTGCCCCCGACTTCAACACAAAGGCCGGACATGAGTGATATTTTGGGAGAGCTAAAGGAATGTCTGGCCATGGAGATGTCATCTGAAATGAGCATGCGCGGTTCCGTTGAAATGAGCTTGGTGCTTGGCACAGATATGGCTCCAAATCTTAGGTAG
- the LOC7494617 gene encoding probable LRR receptor-like serine/threonine-protein kinase At1g05700 isoform X7, translating to MDGGQILLSYIKVWVILLLLSATFPNSKLAAKNTEQDKKRKLAAENSGISIDCGADEDYTDRNTGISYKTDKDFISTGKNKVVAPEYDLTSTLYYGKMVNSLRIFPEGDRNCYTLKPREGKNQNYYVRAFFRYGNYDSKNQTQIKFDLYIGVNYWATVEETFENKYWINYDIIHYSVTDTIYVCLVNTGFGVPFISGLDLLFMNDSSYRSMNGSLLRRVQADLGGEVSLGTIRYPDDVYARIWQLDVNLTDSVSNISTEAITNIDIQGSDNRCRLPVEVLRTAVQPRNGLKSLSYTYTSPYKENFTPEFLVFFHFAEIEQIAGGKLREFTITLNGLKYGLFTLEYLKPLTIGPYKLQDQEGLVRFSIDASSDLPPILNAFEIFELLPLHDSPTNQTDVDAIMAIKKAYKIDRVDWQGDPCLPRITTWTGLQCNNDNPPRIISLNLSSSQLSGNIDVSLLSLTTIQSLDLSNNELTGTVPEAFAQLPHLTILYLSRNKLTGAVPYSLKEKSKSRQLQLSLDGNLDLCKIDTCEKKQGSFPVPVIASVISVSVLLLLSIITIFWRLKRGRLNVSLSSSVGLSLSLKSKNQPFTYTEIVSITNNFQTIIGEGGFGKVYLGNLNDGRQVAVKLLSQSSRQGYKEFLAEVQLLMIVHHRNLVSLVGYCNEKENMALVYEYMANGNLKDQLLENSTNMLNWRARLQIAVDAAQGLEYLHNGCRPPIVHRDLKSSNILLTENLQAKIADFGLSKAFANEGDSHVTTVPAGTPGYIDPEFRASGNLNKKSDVYSFGILLCELITGQPPLIRGHQGHTHILQWVSPLIEIGDIQSIIDPRLQGEFNTNCAWKALEIALSCVPPTSTQRPDMSDILGELKECLAMEMSSEMSMRGSVEMSLVLGTDMAPNLR from the exons ATGGATGGTGGGCAAATACTGCTTTCTTATATAAAAGTATGGGTGATCCTCCTTTTGCTCTCAGCTACGTTTCCGAACTCAAAACTTGCTGCCAAAAATACTGAgcaggataaaaaaagaaagcttgCTGCAGAAAACTCAG GCATCAGCATTGATTGTGGGGCGGATGAAGATTATACGGATAGGAATACTGGAATATCTTACAAAACCGACAAAGATTTCATTAGTACGGGCAAGAATAAGGTCGTAGCACCAGAGTATGACTTGACGAGTACTCTTTACTATGGGAAAATGGTGAATAGCTTGAGAATCTTTCCTGAAGGTGATAGGAATTGTTATACATTGAAACCTAGAGAGGGTAAGAACCAAAACTATTACGTCAGAGCTTTCTTCCGCTATGGAAATTACGATTCTAAGAATCAAACTCAAATAAAGTTTGATCTATACATCGGGGTAAACTATTGGGCAACGGTTGAagaaacttttgaaaataagtACTGGATAAATTACGACATTATTCATTATTCAGTAACTGATACCATTTATGTGTGTCTCGTAAATACGGGTTTCGGAGTTCCTTTCATCAGTGGATTGGATTTACTGTTCATGAATGATTCCTCGTATAGAAGTATGAATGGATCGTTGCTTCGCAGGGTGCAAGCTGACCTTGGCGGCGAGGTCAGCTTAGGCACCATAAG GTACCCCGATGACGTGTATGCTCGCATCTGGCAGCTTGACGTCAACCTCACCGATTCAGTTTCAAATATTAGCACCGAAGCAATTACAAATATTGATATCCAGGGCAGTGATAATCGCTGCCGTCTACCAGTCGAAGTCTTGAGAACAGCGGTTCAGCCTCGAAATGGCCTTAAATCATTGAGCTACACCTATACATCACCGTATAAAGAGAATTTCACACCTGAGTTTCTTGTCTTCTTTCACTTTGCTGAAATCGAGCAGATTGCAGGAGGCAAATTACGAGAATTCACCATTACTTTGAATGGCTTAAAGTATGGGCTCTTTACCCTTGAATACTTGAAGCCATTGACCATAGGTCCATATAAATTACAAGATCAAGAAGGTCTAGTTAGGTTTTCTATTGATGCAAGTTCTGACCTTCCACCTATCCTAAATGCCTTTGAGATCTTCGAACTATTGCCACTCCATGATTCACCGACAAACCAAACAGACG TTGATGCAATCATGGCCATCAAGAAAGCATACAAAATAGATCGAGTTGACTGGCAAGGAGATCCATGTTTGCCACGAATTACTACGTGGACTGGTTTGCAGTGCAACAATGATAATCCTCCAAGGATCATCTCGCT GAATCTAAGTTCAAGTCAATTATCAGGGAATATAGATGTTTCACTATTGAGCCTCACAACAATCCAATCCTT ggaTTTATCAAACAATGAATTGACAGGGACAGTGCCAGAAGCTTTTGCGCAGCTGCCACATCTTACGATCCT ATATTTGAGTAGGAATAAACTCACAGGTGCAGTTCCCTATAGTCTCAAGGAAAAGTCTAAGAGTAGACAGTTGCAGCTGAG TTTGGATGGAAATCTGGATTTATGCAAGATCGATACATGTGAAAAGAAGCAGGGAAGTTTTCCTGTTCCAGTTATTGCATCTGTCATATCAGTTTCGGTGCTCCTTCTCCTTAGCATTATAACTATCTTCTGGAGGTTGAAAAGAG GGAGATTGAATGTGTCATTATCTTCCTCGGTGGGCTTATCCTTGTCACTGAAATCAAAGAATCAACCATTTACATACACTGAAATAGTTAGCATTACCAATAATTTCCAAACCATTATTGGAGAAGGAGGATTTGGAAAAGTATATCTTGGAAACCTGAATGATGGTCGTCAAGTTGCTGTCAAGTTGTTATCTCAATCCTCAAGGCAAGGTTATAAAGAATTTCTAGCGGAG GTCCAACTATTGATGATTGTTCATCACAGAAACTTGGTGTCCCTCGTTGGTTATTGtaatgagaaagaaaatatgGCACTGGTTTATGAATACATGGCAAATGGGAACTTGAAGGATCAATTGTTAG AAAATAGCACAAATATGTTGAATTGGAGGGCAAGGCTGCAAATTGCAGTAGACGCAGCACAAG GTTTGGAATATCTGCATAATGGTTGCAGGCCGCCAATAGTCCATAGAGATTTGAAATCATCCAACATCTTATTAACTGAAAACCTTCAAGCCAAGATTGCTGATTTCGGGCTGTCCAAAGCCTTCGCAAATGAAGGAGACTCGCATGTCACAACTGTACCTGCAG GCACGCCCGGATACATTGATCCTGA ATTTCGAGCATCAGGAAACTTAAATAAGAAAAGTGATGTTTACAGTTTCGGTATTCTTCTATGTGAGCTAATAACTGGTCAACCGCCTTTAATAAGGGGCCATCAGGGCCACACTCACATACTTCAATGGGTGAGTCCTCTAATTGAAATAGGGGATATCCAAAGCATTATCGATCCAAGGCTGCAAGGTGAATTCAACACTAATTGTGCTTGGAAAGCTCTGGAGATAGCACTATCCTGCGTGCCCCCGACTTCAACACAAAGGCCGGACATGAGTGATATTTTGGGAGAGCTAAAGGAATGTCTGGCCATGGAGATGTCATCTGAAATGAGCATGCGCGGTTCCGTTGAAATGAGCTTGGTGCTTGGCACAGATATGGCTCCAAATCTTAGGTAG